The Rhodococcus triatomae genome includes a window with the following:
- a CDS encoding sirohydrochlorin chelatase — MNDPALVLVAHGTRSSRGVEMIAALAEAVSARVGETRVAFVDVLGPSPQDVLTELDAPAVVVPAFLASGYHVHHDVHGAAAQFPGAVVTPALGPDPVLAQVLRERLVEAGWTPGDAVVLAAAGSSDPRALADVRRSAAMLASLLDQRVRIGYVATGTPTVGDAVRGAREDGASRVFVASYLLAHGLFHERLFDAGADGVTQPLGVHPRIVDLVAARHDRAAVLTRS, encoded by the coding sequence ACGGAGTTCCCGGGGTGTCGAGATGATCGCAGCTCTGGCAGAAGCCGTCTCGGCCCGGGTGGGTGAGACTCGCGTCGCGTTCGTCGACGTCCTCGGACCATCGCCGCAGGACGTCCTCACCGAACTGGATGCGCCCGCCGTGGTGGTCCCGGCGTTCCTGGCGTCCGGTTACCACGTGCACCACGACGTGCACGGGGCCGCGGCGCAGTTCCCCGGTGCCGTGGTGACGCCCGCGCTGGGACCGGATCCGGTACTGGCGCAGGTTCTTCGCGAGCGGCTGGTGGAGGCGGGCTGGACGCCGGGAGATGCCGTCGTCCTCGCGGCGGCCGGATCCTCCGATCCCCGAGCGCTTGCCGACGTGCGCCGATCCGCAGCGATGCTGGCGAGCCTGCTCGACCAGCGCGTCCGTATCGGCTACGTGGCGACCGGGACTCCTACGGTCGGCGATGCCGTGCGCGGCGCCCGGGAAGACGGGGCGTCCCGGGTGTTCGTCGCCTCGTACCTGTTGGCGCACGGGCTGTTCCACGAACGACTGTTCGACGCCGGTGCCGACGGCGTGACGCAGCCGCTGGGAGTGCACCCGCGGATCGTCGACCTGGTGGCCGCGCGGCACGACCGGGCCGCGGTCCTCACCCGGTCCTGA
- a CDS encoding NTP transferase domain-containing protein has translation MTFPRVFAIILAGGAATRMGGIDKPALIVGGRRMLDTALAAIAVADRTVVVGPHRDGIAALQVQEDPPGSGPVAGIAAGLAALGTRPTDRVLVLASDLPWIGTRTTEDLLGALERTEGADAALGIDETGRVQYLLSAWRAEALADALEALDSPVNQPMRALHPQHPVTVEVAGATDCDTPEDIERARTVGPGPLTLDEAREAVRTGVAALEPREGVLAESLGATLARTLHSADAVPRADVSAMDGYAVAGPGPWHLLDEVRPAGDTGTFSLAAGEAARIATGAHLPAGATAVLRDEFAVVEARVLATLPDSSPRDDTRRRGEDWPVGHPIAPAGTAVTSALVSAASSGEIRIATVRGPVRVHVVTTGDEIRRDGPLRPGQTRDALGPVLDRFVTSTGAVPVTNAHIRDTADGFDELLRGATDVDAIVIVGATGGGAADQLRSALARARAHMLVGRVLCRPGGSLVAAALPDGRAVLGLPGNPYAAIATLLVTLPAVVDACTGRAPQPRLHGRVANASEVGTDRTRILPVTSLPDGRWIADPGVRTAHLAGLVGRPALALIPPGAVNDTVAELIPLPAW, from the coding sequence ATGACGTTTCCGCGCGTGTTCGCGATCATCCTGGCCGGCGGCGCGGCGACCCGAATGGGCGGAATCGACAAGCCCGCACTGATCGTCGGGGGTCGGCGCATGCTGGACACCGCCCTGGCCGCCATCGCCGTTGCCGACCGGACCGTCGTCGTCGGGCCGCACCGCGACGGCATCGCCGCGCTCCAGGTCCAGGAGGACCCGCCCGGTTCCGGTCCGGTGGCCGGAATCGCTGCCGGCCTCGCCGCCCTCGGAACCCGGCCGACGGACCGGGTACTCGTCCTGGCTTCCGACCTGCCCTGGATCGGCACCCGGACCACCGAGGACCTCCTCGGCGCCCTCGAGCGCACGGAAGGCGCGGACGCCGCCCTCGGCATCGACGAGACCGGGCGTGTCCAGTACCTGCTGTCGGCGTGGCGGGCCGAAGCACTGGCCGACGCACTCGAAGCACTCGACTCGCCGGTCAACCAGCCGATGCGTGCCCTGCACCCGCAGCACCCGGTGACCGTCGAGGTGGCGGGAGCCACCGACTGCGACACTCCCGAGGACATCGAGCGCGCCCGGACCGTCGGGCCGGGACCCCTCACCCTCGACGAGGCCCGCGAGGCCGTCCGTACCGGAGTCGCCGCCCTCGAACCCCGCGAGGGCGTGCTCGCCGAATCCCTCGGTGCCACTCTGGCTCGGACTCTCCACTCCGCCGACGCCGTACCCCGGGCCGACGTGTCCGCGATGGACGGCTACGCCGTCGCCGGGCCGGGACCGTGGCATCTACTCGACGAGGTGCGCCCCGCCGGAGACACCGGCACCTTCAGCCTCGCTGCGGGTGAGGCCGCCCGGATCGCCACCGGCGCACATCTTCCCGCGGGCGCCACCGCCGTCCTCCGAGACGAGTTCGCCGTGGTGGAGGCGCGGGTACTCGCGACACTGCCGGACTCCTCACCCCGGGACGACACCCGTCGGCGCGGCGAGGACTGGCCGGTGGGCCATCCGATCGCGCCCGCAGGAACGGCCGTCACGTCCGCACTGGTGTCGGCCGCGTCGAGCGGCGAAATCCGCATCGCGACGGTGCGTGGGCCCGTCCGCGTCCACGTGGTGACCACCGGAGACGAGATTCGTCGGGACGGGCCGCTGCGCCCGGGGCAGACCCGTGACGCCCTCGGCCCCGTCCTGGATCGTTTCGTGACCTCGACCGGTGCGGTACCGGTGACGAACGCCCACATCCGCGACACCGCAGACGGTTTCGACGAACTGCTCCGCGGCGCGACCGACGTCGACGCGATCGTGATCGTCGGGGCCACCGGCGGCGGTGCGGCGGACCAGCTGCGCTCCGCCCTGGCCCGCGCGCGGGCGCACATGCTGGTCGGCCGGGTCCTCTGCCGCCCGGGGGGCTCCCTCGTCGCCGCAGCACTCCCCGACGGACGGGCGGTACTCGGGTTGCCGGGAAATCCCTACGCTGCGATCGCCACCCTGCTCGTGACCTTGCCCGCCGTCGTCGACGCGTGCACCGGCCGCGCCCCGCAGCCGCGGTTACACGGCCGGGTGGCCAACGCATCCGAGGTCGGGACGGACCGGACCCGGATCCTGCCGGTGACCTCGCTGCCGGACGGCCGGTGGATCGCCGATCCCGGCGTGCGCACCGCTCATCTGGCGGGCCTCGTCGGCCGGCCGGCCCTGGCTCTGATCCCCCCTGGCGCCGTGAACGACACCGTCGCGGAACTGATCCCGCTGCCCGCGTGGTGA
- a CDS encoding TetR/AcrR family transcriptional regulator — protein sequence MTTSTPGDPDIAAPGAGSSGLRERKKRRTREEIATAAFELVAEFGAEATTVEMIAERAGISPRTFFNYFDGKDDAVIAVVADRFAGVARILEELPASGSAILDVHDALVAFIDRESASAAGEPGGFAARDQQMRVVFEKNPHLIVAVNSAVARTSEAAVSVLAARHPDDPDPPKAAAAALALGFSLLRLVFQDLAEGDADAHLGDRFRAYYDALARHRLP from the coding sequence GTGACCACGTCGACGCCGGGTGACCCGGACATCGCCGCGCCGGGCGCCGGCTCGTCGGGGCTGCGCGAGCGAAAGAAGCGTCGTACCCGCGAAGAGATCGCGACGGCCGCGTTCGAGCTGGTCGCCGAGTTCGGGGCGGAGGCGACGACGGTGGAGATGATCGCCGAGCGGGCCGGAATCTCTCCCCGCACCTTCTTCAACTACTTCGACGGCAAGGACGACGCGGTGATCGCGGTCGTCGCGGACCGGTTCGCCGGCGTCGCGAGGATCCTCGAGGAACTTCCGGCGTCGGGCAGCGCGATCCTCGACGTCCACGATGCGCTCGTCGCTTTCATCGACCGGGAGAGCGCCTCCGCGGCAGGGGAGCCGGGCGGGTTCGCGGCGCGGGATCAGCAGATGCGCGTCGTGTTCGAGAAGAACCCGCATCTGATCGTCGCGGTCAACAGCGCCGTCGCCCGGACGAGCGAGGCCGCGGTGAGCGTGCTCGCGGCCCGCCACCCCGACGACCCCGACCCGCCGAAGGCGGCGGCCGCAGCGCTCGCGCTGGGCTTCTCGCTGCTGCGCCTGGTCTTCCAGGACCTCGCCGAGGGCGACGCGGACGCACACCTGGGTGACCGGTTCCGCGCCTACTACGACGCACTCGCCCGGCACCGGCTGCCCTGA
- a CDS encoding MDR family MFS transporter has protein sequence MSTSVEPARGPDADAPIVLTQRRIWLIFGALIAGMFLSSLDQSIVGPAMPTIVGELHGVEHQAWLITIYILAVCVTMPLYGKFGDLYGRRALFLAAISIFTIGSAGAGFAGFLSDGGSALGFWELVAWRGVQGIGGGGLMILSQAIIADIVPAKDRGKYMGPMGAVFGVSAVAGPLLGGFFTDHLDWRWCFWINVPVGLIALAIAYRYMTLPHRRSDRPLDYAGIVLMVLGTTGLVMVTDLGGKELEWGSPGMVALIAGTVAAVVGLVVVENRAAEPILPLHLFRNRVFLVSTLIAFVLGVGMFAAIGFLPSFLQMSSGQSAAVSGLMMIPMMVGLMLTTIGSGIAISKTGRYRIYPIVGLFVAAVGLVLLTGMTEATPIWQIGVMIFVFGAGLGFVMQVIVLAVQNSVDPHEVGVATSSNNYFREIGAAIGTAWFGSLFTGRLIDNLTGVAGENAAQVAQTGFAPASMTPEIVHQLPEPLHTSVIAAYADALAPAIWYVVPLFLVAFAIAFFLPQITLSGEAGMVARGEAVLDRESVAVAAGRAGEPAASAPRGDDTQPGH, from the coding sequence ATGTCGACCTCCGTCGAACCTGCTCGCGGCCCGGACGCCGACGCGCCGATCGTCTTGACCCAGAGGCGGATCTGGCTGATCTTCGGTGCCCTGATCGCCGGCATGTTCCTGTCGTCGCTGGACCAGTCCATCGTGGGGCCGGCGATGCCGACCATCGTCGGCGAACTCCACGGCGTCGAGCATCAGGCCTGGCTCATCACGATCTACATCCTCGCGGTGTGCGTCACGATGCCGCTGTACGGAAAGTTCGGTGACCTCTACGGTCGCCGGGCACTGTTTCTCGCCGCCATCTCGATCTTCACGATCGGCTCCGCCGGAGCGGGTTTCGCGGGATTCCTCTCGGACGGCGGATCCGCGCTCGGCTTCTGGGAACTGGTGGCGTGGCGCGGTGTCCAGGGCATCGGCGGCGGCGGTCTGATGATCCTGTCCCAGGCCATCATCGCCGACATCGTGCCGGCCAAGGACCGCGGCAAGTACATGGGCCCGATGGGCGCGGTCTTCGGTGTCTCCGCCGTGGCCGGGCCTCTGCTGGGCGGCTTCTTCACGGACCATCTCGATTGGCGCTGGTGCTTCTGGATCAACGTGCCCGTCGGCCTGATCGCGCTCGCGATCGCGTATCGGTACATGACGCTCCCGCATCGGCGCAGTGACCGGCCGCTCGACTACGCGGGCATCGTGCTCATGGTGCTCGGTACGACCGGGCTGGTGATGGTCACCGACCTGGGCGGCAAGGAGCTCGAGTGGGGCTCGCCGGGCATGGTGGCGCTGATCGCCGGGACGGTCGCCGCCGTCGTGGGCTTGGTCGTCGTGGAGAACCGTGCCGCCGAACCGATCCTTCCTCTGCATCTGTTCCGCAACCGCGTCTTCCTGGTGTCCACGCTGATCGCGTTCGTGCTCGGGGTGGGAATGTTCGCGGCGATCGGCTTCCTGCCCTCGTTCCTGCAGATGTCGTCCGGGCAGTCCGCCGCGGTGTCCGGGCTCATGATGATTCCGATGATGGTCGGGCTCATGCTCACGACGATCGGTTCGGGTATCGCGATCTCGAAGACCGGGCGGTACCGGATCTACCCCATTGTCGGCCTCTTCGTGGCGGCGGTGGGTCTGGTGCTTCTCACCGGAATGACCGAGGCGACGCCGATCTGGCAGATCGGGGTCATGATCTTCGTCTTCGGTGCCGGACTGGGCTTCGTCATGCAGGTCATCGTGCTCGCCGTGCAGAACTCGGTGGACCCGCACGAGGTCGGCGTCGCGACCAGCTCGAACAATTACTTCCGGGAGATCGGCGCCGCCATCGGCACCGCCTGGTTCGGCTCCCTGTTCACCGGCCGCCTGATCGACAATCTCACCGGGGTGGCCGGGGAGAACGCCGCGCAGGTCGCGCAGACGGGATTCGCTCCCGCGTCGATGACTCCGGAGATCGTGCACCAGCTGCCCGAGCCGTTGCACACGTCGGTGATCGCCGCGTACGCCGATGCCCTCGCCCCGGCCATCTGGTACGTGGTCCCACTCTTCCTGGTGGCCTTCGCGATTGCCTTCTTCCTCCCACAGATCACCCTGTCGGGCGAGGCCGGCATGGTGGCTCGGGGTGAGGCAGTTCTCGACCGCGAGTCAGTCGCGGTGGCTGCGGGGCGGGCCGGCGAGCCCGCAGCGTCCGCCCCGCGGGGCGACGACACTCAACCAGGCCACTGA
- a CDS encoding aminotransferase-like domain-containing protein, whose amino-acid sequence MPPRVERLAAPVVAALVSDRLPGTAPRYRELATALRDRVADGSLPEGAQLPPERALAGALALSRVTVASAYRQLRADGWAIARQGAGTFAARPAAGATWAAMARPPVDGVIDLVNAAAEAPPELILAYREATDLLPAHIGNHGYHPGGIAALRAAIADYYRRRGLPTTADQILVTGGGGDGIAVAMEGLVQPGDRVLVEHPTYAGAVEAVQAAGGRCVPVPLDAADPDAFVVDADRAARQSSPTVAYLMPDFSNPTGARATDTGRRTLAATLVRHGVTALVDEVPADLVLDGSGNREPFGVPVPDTATVTVGSLSKVVWGGIRVGWIRADASRIVQLAGIMARRQLSVSVVDQLAAVLLLGDYDHLISRRRSESRRRRDALVDAVSAELPEWSFHVPAGGLSLWCRLPAGTSSTELVASAADRGLRLAPGPRFGTGHLFDDHQRLPYTRPVPELLAAVRILASVATAAPTSAVRAVAPAVTGLVV is encoded by the coding sequence ATGCCTCCTCGTGTGGAACGACTCGCCGCGCCGGTCGTCGCGGCCCTCGTCTCCGATCGACTGCCGGGAACGGCGCCGCGGTACCGCGAGTTGGCGACGGCGCTGCGCGATCGGGTCGCGGACGGCAGCCTGCCCGAAGGCGCCCAACTCCCACCGGAGCGGGCTCTCGCCGGTGCCCTCGCGCTCAGCCGGGTCACGGTGGCGTCGGCATATCGGCAACTGCGTGCCGACGGATGGGCGATCGCTCGGCAGGGCGCCGGGACCTTCGCGGCCCGGCCCGCGGCGGGGGCGACCTGGGCGGCGATGGCCCGGCCTCCGGTCGACGGTGTCATCGACCTCGTGAACGCCGCGGCGGAGGCACCGCCGGAACTGATCCTCGCGTATCGGGAGGCCACCGATCTGCTGCCCGCCCACATCGGCAACCACGGCTACCACCCCGGCGGAATCGCGGCACTGCGTGCGGCGATCGCCGACTACTACCGCCGCCGAGGGCTCCCCACCACGGCGGATCAGATCCTCGTCACCGGCGGGGGCGGGGACGGGATCGCCGTCGCGATGGAGGGCCTCGTGCAACCGGGCGACCGGGTGCTCGTCGAGCACCCCACCTATGCCGGCGCGGTCGAAGCGGTACAGGCCGCCGGGGGTCGCTGTGTACCGGTGCCACTCGATGCCGCGGATCCGGACGCGTTCGTTGTCGACGCGGATCGTGCTGCGCGGCAGAGTTCCCCGACCGTCGCGTATCTCATGCCCGACTTCTCGAACCCTACGGGAGCCCGGGCGACGGACACCGGTCGGCGAACGCTGGCGGCCACCCTGGTGCGACACGGGGTGACCGCACTGGTCGACGAGGTGCCTGCCGATCTGGTCCTGGACGGCTCCGGGAACCGGGAGCCGTTCGGTGTGCCCGTCCCGGACACCGCGACGGTGACCGTCGGCAGCCTGAGCAAGGTGGTCTGGGGCGGGATCCGGGTGGGGTGGATTCGCGCCGACGCCTCGCGCATCGTGCAGCTGGCCGGGATCATGGCGCGGCGCCAGCTGTCGGTGTCGGTGGTGGACCAGCTCGCCGCCGTTCTCCTGCTCGGTGACTACGATCACCTGATCTCCCGAAGGAGGTCGGAATCCCGCCGCCGTCGGGATGCCCTCGTGGACGCGGTCAGCGCCGAGCTGCCCGAGTGGTCGTTCCACGTGCCGGCCGGCGGGCTGAGCCTGTGGTGCCGGCTTCCGGCGGGAACGTCCTCGACCGAGCTCGTCGCCTCCGCGGCCGACCGGGGGCTCCGGCTGGCGCCCGGGCCGCGATTCGGCACCGGGCATCTGTTCGACGACCACCAGCGGCTGCCCTACACCCGTCCGGTCCCGGAACTTCTTGCTGCGGTGAGGATTCTGGCATCGGTGGCGACGGCCGCCCCGACGTCCGCGGTGCGCGCCGTCGCTCCGGCGGTGACCGGGCTCGTGGTGTGA
- a CDS encoding MGMT family protein — translation MSRTTDEQVERVRELVAAIPAGLVATYGDIAAAAGLSSARTVGWIMRTDSADLPWHRVLAASGRPAKHLAARQLGKLAEEGVSIVGDRVDLGSARHRFG, via the coding sequence GTGAGCCGGACCACCGACGAGCAGGTCGAGCGAGTCCGGGAACTCGTGGCCGCCATTCCCGCGGGCCTGGTCGCCACCTACGGCGACATCGCCGCGGCCGCCGGTCTGTCCTCCGCTCGTACGGTGGGCTGGATCATGCGCACCGACTCGGCGGACCTGCCGTGGCACCGGGTTCTCGCCGCGTCTGGCCGTCCGGCGAAGCACCTCGCGGCACGGCAGCTCGGGAAGCTCGCCGAGGAGGGAGTGTCGATCGTCGGCGACAGAGTCGACCTCGGGTCGGCGCGCCACCGGTTCGGCTGA
- a CDS encoding alpha/beta fold hydrolase, translating into MPILHTYTFGPESGPVVLALHGITGHGRRWSDWATTHLPTARVLAPDLLGHGRSPYTPPWTIEAHVEALVETLDEHAPDARVTVVGHSFGATLALHLARALPDRVHALALLDPALGLDAGTMRTVAEQTVASPDYTDVAEARSEKVHGAWGEVPAHVLDTEIDEHLVTLPNGRVNWRISTPAVITVWGELARPFVLPPDVVPTVLVQAMKVQPPYVTAGFRAALRAHLGDSLTEVELDCDHMVPQARPEEVAALVRGLLP; encoded by the coding sequence GTGCCGATTCTCCACACCTACACGTTCGGGCCCGAGTCCGGCCCGGTGGTCCTCGCCCTGCACGGCATCACCGGGCACGGCCGGCGATGGAGCGACTGGGCGACCACCCACCTGCCCACTGCCCGGGTGCTCGCGCCCGACCTGCTCGGCCACGGTCGATCCCCGTACACGCCGCCCTGGACCATCGAGGCGCACGTCGAGGCGCTCGTCGAGACCCTCGACGAGCACGCCCCCGACGCCCGGGTCACCGTGGTGGGCCACTCGTTCGGCGCCACCCTGGCGCTGCATCTGGCCCGCGCCCTCCCGGACCGGGTCCACGCGCTCGCCCTCCTCGATCCGGCGCTCGGGCTCGACGCCGGGACGATGCGCACCGTCGCCGAACAGACGGTTGCCTCCCCCGACTACACGGACGTCGCCGAGGCCCGCTCCGAGAAGGTCCACGGTGCCTGGGGCGAGGTACCCGCGCACGTCCTCGACACCGAGATCGACGAACACCTCGTCACGCTGCCGAACGGGCGGGTGAACTGGCGGATCAGCACGCCCGCGGTGATCACCGTGTGGGGCGAGCTGGCCCGGCCGTTCGTCCTTCCTCCCGACGTCGTGCCGACCGTACTGGTCCAGGCGATGAAGGTGCAGCCGCCGTACGTCACCGCTGGATTCCGCGCCGCACTGCGCGCACATCTGGGCGACTCGCTCACCGAGGTCGAACTCGACTGCGATCACATGGTCCCGCAAGCCCGTCCCGAGGAGGTCGCCGCTCTCGTCCGGGGTCTGCTCCCGTGA
- a CDS encoding ATP-dependent helicase has product MTRSAPRPAPDRPGMRLVRRQTRVQEPREWDPAALRVLEDTGAGGPRLGGGWRPWQVLGGPGTGKTALVVDSAVRRILAGADPESVLVLVHSRRAAVAVREQITAALTAGGAGRPRASREPLVRTVHSYAFAVLRLQAAAHGNPPPRLITGAEQDSAIREMLRGEIEDGAAEWPDRLRPALATLGFAAELRDLIMRAAERGLGPEDLSDLGRAEGREEWVAAGRFAARYEQATLLRATVGMHAPEATAPALDAAELVSAALEAFATDPELLRRERARVRHLLVDDAQHLDPQAAQLIRLVGTGADSAVVAGDPDQSVFAFRGADPSFLTGLAERHDERQVLLPRNHRAAAEIADATRRILGRLPGSGPQRAWEAGTSEGRVAIRVASSPAKEAAVVADTLRRAHLTDGIAWSRMAVVVRSVPASLAPLRRALLAAGVPVTTPADELPLARRHGVSALLLVLRAVTEREFTGDDALALLSGPIGGAEPVALRRLRRGLRRSELSGGGDRDSSEILRRIVLGADEPAMRGLTEVEAAPLQRVGKVLRRARKVLGDGGGVEDVLWAAWRAAGLEKRWAAASLRGGPVGAQADRDLDAVVALFDAAAGYVDRLPRAGIAGFLDHVEGQEIPTLSRTTPLFTESVTVLSAHAAVGREWDVVAVVGVQEGTWPSLRSRSSLLGTGELIDLVSGTVRSAGDTRLSRTAPLLAEERRLFLLACSRARRILSVTAVDAPGGDADLVRSRFVDELAVDGDTPDALPEPVTEPPARVLALPALVAELRAVVCDSAADQGRRDRAAVQLARLAEAGVRGAHPDQWYGLADPSTAEPLWGPEDGPVPLSPSTIEQLTTCPLRWLLERNGGTDGDNARAVAGTLVHTLVQALAGHIPPDHVDRALEEAWAAVDLGSPWYSRRELTRTRTMLETFAAWMRASRSELTEIGVEVAVDGVLEPRSDGDPQVRLRGRIDRLERDAEGRPVVVDVKTARTPVSRSQAEEHAQLAAYQVAAATGAVEGMPPARPGGARLVFVAKPHKKDGATERVQAPLSDADLERWIDAVHAAAAATRGPRFLAQVNDGCRHCPVRSSCPVHDEGRQVSAQ; this is encoded by the coding sequence GTGACTCGATCCGCTCCCCGCCCCGCCCCGGACCGCCCCGGGATGCGGCTCGTGCGCAGGCAGACGCGGGTGCAGGAGCCGCGGGAGTGGGACCCCGCCGCGCTTCGGGTCCTCGAGGACACCGGCGCGGGTGGGCCGAGACTCGGCGGCGGGTGGCGCCCGTGGCAGGTGCTGGGCGGCCCCGGCACCGGCAAGACCGCGCTCGTCGTCGACTCCGCCGTGCGCCGGATACTCGCCGGGGCGGATCCCGAATCGGTGCTCGTCCTCGTCCATTCCCGGCGTGCCGCGGTCGCGGTGCGCGAACAGATCACTGCCGCACTGACGGCCGGCGGTGCCGGACGGCCGAGGGCTTCCCGCGAGCCCTTGGTGCGCACGGTCCATTCGTACGCGTTCGCCGTCCTGCGGTTGCAGGCGGCCGCCCACGGCAATCCGCCGCCGCGGCTGATCACCGGTGCCGAGCAGGACTCGGCGATCCGCGAGATGCTGCGTGGCGAGATCGAGGACGGAGCGGCCGAATGGCCGGACCGGCTGCGTCCCGCGCTGGCGACGCTGGGCTTCGCCGCCGAGCTGCGGGACCTGATCATGCGGGCTGCCGAACGTGGCCTGGGCCCGGAGGATCTGAGTGACCTCGGCCGGGCCGAGGGCCGCGAGGAATGGGTGGCTGCGGGGCGTTTCGCCGCCCGCTACGAGCAGGCCACCCTGTTGCGGGCCACCGTGGGAATGCATGCCCCGGAGGCGACGGCCCCCGCCCTCGACGCCGCGGAACTGGTCAGCGCGGCGCTCGAGGCGTTCGCCACCGACCCCGAGCTGTTGCGCCGCGAGCGCGCTCGGGTGCGGCACCTCCTCGTCGACGACGCGCAGCACCTGGATCCACAGGCGGCACAGCTGATTCGGCTGGTGGGGACCGGTGCGGACTCGGCGGTCGTCGCCGGAGATCCGGATCAGTCGGTGTTCGCCTTCCGCGGAGCGGATCCGTCGTTCCTCACCGGCCTCGCCGAGCGGCACGACGAGCGGCAGGTGTTGCTCCCACGGAACCATCGGGCCGCGGCCGAGATCGCCGACGCCACCCGCCGCATTCTCGGCCGGCTGCCGGGCAGTGGCCCCCAGCGGGCGTGGGAGGCGGGCACGTCCGAGGGTCGGGTGGCGATCCGGGTCGCGTCCTCACCCGCGAAGGAGGCGGCCGTCGTCGCGGACACGCTCCGCCGCGCGCACCTGACGGACGGGATAGCCTGGTCCCGGATGGCCGTCGTCGTGCGGTCGGTGCCGGCCAGCCTGGCACCGTTGCGGCGCGCCCTCCTGGCCGCGGGTGTTCCGGTGACGACCCCGGCCGACGAGCTGCCCCTCGCTCGCAGACACGGCGTGTCGGCGCTGTTGCTGGTGCTACGGGCGGTCACCGAACGTGAGTTCACCGGCGACGACGCACTCGCCCTCCTGTCGGGGCCCATCGGTGGCGCCGAGCCGGTCGCGCTCCGCAGGCTGCGTCGCGGCCTCCGGCGCAGTGAGCTGTCCGGCGGCGGTGATCGCGATTCCTCGGAGATACTGCGCCGCATCGTGCTCGGCGCGGACGAGCCCGCGATGCGTGGGCTCACCGAGGTCGAGGCGGCGCCGTTGCAACGGGTGGGCAAGGTGCTGCGCCGGGCCAGGAAGGTGCTCGGCGACGGTGGCGGTGTCGAGGACGTCCTGTGGGCGGCGTGGCGGGCCGCCGGCCTCGAGAAGCGTTGGGCCGCGGCCTCGCTCCGCGGCGGCCCGGTGGGCGCCCAGGCCGATCGCGACCTCGACGCGGTGGTGGCGCTGTTCGACGCCGCCGCAGGCTATGTGGACCGGCTGCCCCGGGCGGGCATCGCGGGCTTCCTCGACCACGTCGAGGGGCAGGAGATCCCGACGCTCTCCCGCACGACGCCGCTGTTCACCGAATCCGTGACGGTGCTCAGTGCCCACGCCGCGGTCGGCCGCGAATGGGACGTCGTCGCGGTCGTCGGCGTGCAGGAAGGCACCTGGCCCTCCCTGCGCTCGCGGTCGAGTCTGCTCGGTACGGGCGAGCTGATCGACCTGGTGTCCGGGACCGTCCGGTCCGCGGGCGACACCCGCCTGTCGCGCACGGCACCGCTCCTCGCCGAGGAACGGCGGTTGTTCCTGCTCGCGTGTAGCCGCGCCCGCCGGATACTGTCGGTCACCGCCGTCGACGCACCCGGCGGAGACGCGGACTTGGTGCGGTCCCGCTTCGTCGACGAACTGGCCGTCGACGGTGACACTCCGGACGCCCTGCCCGAACCCGTGACGGAACCACCGGCGCGGGTACTCGCGTTGCCCGCGTTGGTGGCGGAGCTGCGGGCGGTGGTGTGCGATTCCGCGGCCGACCAGGGCCGGCGCGACCGGGCCGCCGTGCAGTTGGCGCGGCTGGCCGAGGCCGGCGTCCGGGGAGCGCATCCGGACCAGTGGTACGGGCTCGCGGACCCGAGTACGGCGGAACCGCTGTGGGGCCCGGAGGACGGCCCGGTCCCGCTGTCGCCGTCGACGATCGAGCAGCTCACCACGTGCCCCCTGCGGTGGCTGCTCGAACGCAACGGTGGCACCGACGGCGACAACGCCCGTGCGGTGGCCGGCACGCTCGTGCACACTCTGGTGCAGGCGCTGGCCGGGCACATTCCGCCGGATCACGTCGATCGTGCGCTCGAAGAGGCCTGGGCCGCCGTGGATCTCGGATCGCCGTGGTATTCGCGCCGGGAGCTCACCCGCACCCGGACCATGCTCGAGACGTTCGCGGCCTGGATGCGGGCGTCCCGTTCCGAGCTCACCGAGATCGGTGTCGAGGTCGCGGTCGACGGCGTGCTGGAACCGCGGTCGGACGGCGATCCACAGGTCCGTCTGCGGGGGCGGATCGACCGGCTCGAGCGGGATGCCGAGGGTCGCCCCGTCGTCGTCGACGTCAAGACGGCCCGGACGCCGGTCAGCAGAAGCCAGGCTGAAGAGCATGCCCAGCTCGCCGCGTATCAGGTCGCCGCGGCGACGGGCGCGGTGGAGGGAATGCCCCCGGCCCGGCCGGGCGGTGCCCGCCTGGTCTTCGTGGCCAAGCCGCACAAGAAGGACGGCGCCACCGAACGGGTGCAGGCTCCGCTCTCCGATGCGGATCTCGAACGGTGGATCGATGCCGTGCATGCGGCGGCCGCGGCCACTCGGGGGCCACGGTTCCTCGCTCAGGTCAACGACGGCTGCCGGCACTGCCCGGTCCGGTCGAGTTGCCCGGTCCACGACGAGGGCAGGCAGGTGAGTGCGCAATGA